The Brassica napus cultivar Da-Ae chromosome C1, Da-Ae, whole genome shotgun sequence DNA segment gtttacATATATCTTTGGGTTaattaatgtaaaatttagggtttagtttttttttgacaaaaaggTTTAAGGTTTGAAGATtaaggtttaagatttagaatttagaatataatttttttaaacaataattgttcaaatatttaattttgttaaatgtATTATTTGTTAATGGTAactagttttttattttaataaaatttattttggtcattttattcgTTGTGTGTTATTTTGTTCATAAAAACTTGTTTATGGTGTTTTTAGTAGATTTGtccaaataaaaacaataagcctcttttcatttatcttcggctaccaaaataaaattttataccctCTGGAATTGGATTCTTATAAGCTCTGTAGGCTGTAGTAACCTTCATTACCATAACAGGAAACAGTTCAGCCATAACATCATATATAGCCTCTGCTTGTGAACGTAATTTGACAGTACATGTAAGAAAACTACAAGAGAAGGTCTTTAACAAACACTTTTGGTTACTACAATTTTATGTTTGCGTGAAGTCAAGATATGTCCAATCACAAATCCACAGAAAACACCAGGTCCATAAGCTATTACCGCTGCTATCCAGTTAACCACTTGCTCTTCCTTCTCTGCTGGCACTTCTAATACAGGATTCTTCACGTGAGTTTCTCCACATATGTCTTCAAGACCGTATAGTTTAAGGTTGTCCATGAACGAAGAGCAACTCTGGCCTTGAAACTGTGTGCTTCTCGGCACCGGTCCTTCAAGAAGATTATGCGAGAAGTTCATTGTCGACACAAACGAGAGACCACCAAGATTTTGAGGGATTTGACCAGACAACTGATTCTTGGACAAGTCTAACGACTCGAGCTTTGTCAAATCTCCCAAAGACTGTGGTATGTTGCCTGTGAACGCGTTTCCCGACAAGTTGAGATGGCGCAGCTCCTTCAACAGTCCAATAGACTCAGGGATGTTCCCGCAGAATCTGTTTCCGGAGAAGTCTAAGGTCTTGTAGTCTTGGTTGATCCTCTTAAACTCCATCTCCACTCCTTTATTAACTATCTCCATTGAGCTAATGTACGAGGCGGTAGCGTTAAGCACCTTCCCCATGTAAGGAACGTCAGAGATCATGAAGCTGTCGTCTTCAACCCCCACCGTGGTCATCTCAAGCCACTCGGAGAAGTAGAAAGTTGGTAACGTACCAGTGAAGTCATTATGCGAGACGTCGATGACTCTTAAGCTTTGGAACTTTGTAGACACGTGCGGTCCGTGAAACTTGTTTGATCTGAGGATGAGTACATGTAATGACGGCAAAGATCCCAACCAAAACGGAAACGTGTCTTTGATTCTGTTGCTTCTCACGTTCAGAAGCTGAAGACGAGTGCAATGGATCAAGGACTTTGGAAGCTCTCCTTCTAGCTGGTTGCGGCTGACGTCAAGTGATATTAACTTGGTGGCGTTACTAAATATATCTGGAAGTGTCCCACTGAAGCTATTGTTACGTAGAACCAAATCTGTAAGAGAAGTTGTGGAGTTCTTTAAACATGGAGGGATTGAGCCGTTGAGTAGATTGTTGGACAAGATCAAGATCTCTACTGATGTAAGCATGCAGATCCAATGAGGCAACGGTCCTTGGAGAGCATTTGAGCTAAGATCCAACCACTTGACTTGTGTTTTATCTAGAACTTGTGATGATGGTCCAAAACTGTTGAAAGAGTTGTTAGAAAATGCCACCATAGTCAATCTCCTTATCCAACTTGGTACTTCCCCTTCCATGTTGTTGTTGGTAAGGCAAAAGTATTCGAGTTTAAATAGCTTTGATAGAGACTTTGGTATTGACCCATTGAGATTGTTGTAACTAAGATGTAACTCTTCTAGGTTATGGCATTGAGATATCAGTTCCGGGATTGGACCATCTAAGTTGTTTTGAGCAAAGTTTAGAAACTTAAACCTAGATGATGAAGACATATTCCTAAACTTGATAGCTCCTTTAAAATGGTTTCTCTCCAAGTTAACAGATATTAGAGAAGGTATTGTGAATAAAGATGTGGGAAAAGGTCCAATAAATGAGTTTTCACTCGCATCAAAGTACTCTAAATTGTGTAATCCACTCATGTCAGGAAGCGTGGAGCCCAAGGaattgttttgaagatatagtTCACATAGCTTTGTTAAATTGGCAAATGAAACAGGAATATTGCCACTTAGTTTGTTGTGGGAGAGGATCAAGTATCTTAGTTGGGTTAGGTTTCTTAGTGAAACTGGAACTTGACCTACTAAATTGTTACCCCAAAGATCAAGAACTATGAGACTAGAAAGGTTCCCTATTGAAAGTGGAATTTGACCTAATAAATTATTATGGGAAAGGTCAAGAAGTGTGAGGTGTAAAAAGTTTCCTAATGAAG contains these protein-coding regions:
- the LOC106435752 gene encoding receptor-like protein 31 gives rise to the protein MGLEGRCKSTPNNALLEFKNEFHSDAALHSWNKSRDCCSWRGVTCDAKSGKVNSLYLDTISLNNSLKPNSGLFKLHHLHNLSLRNCSLHGEIPSSLGNFLHLTLLDLSHNNLLGQIPLSIGNLSSLIVLDLWGNNLVGQVPVSLRNLTQLRYLILSHNKLSGNIPVSFANLTKLCELYLQNNSLGSTLPDMSGLHNLEYFDASENSFIGPFPTSLFTIPSLISVNLERNHFKGAIKFRNMSSSSRFKFLNFAQNNLDGPIPELISQCHNLEELHLSYNNLNGSIPKSLSKLFKLEYFCLTNNNMEGEVPSWIRRLTMVAFSNNSFNSFGPSSQVLDKTQVKWLDLSSNALQGPLPHWICMLTSVEILILSNNLLNGSIPPCLKNSTTSLTDLVLRNNSFSGTLPDIFSNATKLISLDVSRNQLEGELPKSLIHCTRLQLLNVRSNRIKDTFPFWLGSLPSLHVLILRSNKFHGPHVSTKFQSLRVIDVSHNDFTGTLPTFYFSEWLEMTTVGVEDDSFMISDVPYMGKVLNATASYISSMEIVNKGVEMEFKRINQDYKTLDFSGNRFCGNIPESIGLLKELRHLNLSGNAFTGNIPQSLGDLTKLESLDLSKNQLSGQIPQNLGGLSFVSTMNFSHNLLEGPVPRSTQFQGQSCSSFMDNLKLYGLEDICGETHVKNPVLEVPAEKEEQVVNWIAAVIAYGPGVFCGFVIGHILTSRKHKIVVTKSVC